The sequence CACCTGAGTACCCTCTTGCTCCCCGAACACTTCCCCCTCTTGGCTATGGGTGTTCCCTCAACCTCCATGATATCCATGGCGAAATCCACCACAGGTGCATTACTGATGGAGGTTCCAATGCCATAGGCATCAACAAGGGGGTTTAATACAGGGATATCCTCCTCCTTGATCCCGCCGCTTACAAAGAGCCTTACGTGTTTAAATCCCCGGAGGTCAAGTTCCCACCTGACCTCTTCAAGGATACGGTAGAAATCTCCACGCCTTGAAGACGGGGTGTCGAGCCTTACGGCAAATAGCTTGTCCCCAAGTGCCTTGGCAACGTTAATAGCCTCAAACTTTTCATCAAGAAAGGTATCTATAAGTGCAACCCTTTTGAACTTCGGCTCCAGTATTTCGTCATAAGCCCTGACAGCCTCAACAGTGGATCCCATGCAGATTATAAGTGCATGGGGCATTGTCCCGATGGGATCCTCTCCGATCATCTCGCCACTCTTGATTACGGCAACCCCGTCGCATCCCCCGATGTAGGCGTTTCTCTCAATCATCGGGGCCAGGATAGGGTGCATCCTCCGTGCCCCAAAGCTGGCCACAAGACGACCATCGGCAAGGCTCTTGAATCTGGCAGCCTTGGTTGCAATCCCTGAGGCCTGACATATAAGACCAAGGATGGCTGTTTCATAAACACAGAAATCCTGATAACGCCCCTCTATTTCCATAACAGGCTCGTAGGGATAAAAAACAGTTCCCTCTTTCATTGCCCTCACTTTTACAGGCAGCCCCTGCAGGAGGTAAATTGCCTCTTCAAGCCCGGCAAATACAGCCCAGGGCCAGTTTCCGGGCAGAACCTTTGCTATAAATTCAGCCTTGACAACAGGGTTAACACCCTTGCCCTTAAGTATTCTCAGGGTACGCTCAAAGTAGACGTCGGTTATGCTGCCATCCAGAATATCTTCAGGCCGTGCAGTATGAAACATCTTGCCCTCCTTGGGGGTTACAGATTGGAGGATTGGAGGATTGGAGAACTGCACTCCACTACTCCATCACTCCATCACTCCATTCTCCACTACTCCATCACTATTGTCACGCCTCAATATCCATATCTGATCAAAGAGATTTTCCTGATAGACCTTTACCACACCCAGTCTCAACAGTTCCAGGAGTGCAAGGAAGGTGACTATGAATTGGGCGGGTGTATGGTTGTCTTCAAATATATCCTCAAACCTCAGGGTCTTCTCTCCTTCTAATTTTTCAGTAATAAGATTCATTCTGTCCTTTACGGTAAGTGTCTCTCTCGTGATAGTCACCATCTCGGGAGGTGCTGTATCAAGAAGCTTTTTAAGTGCAGCTATCAGATCAAAGATATTTGCATCGAAGAGATATGGCTGACTTTTCGTCTCTTCAGTCTCGGGAAGGGAGGGCTCCCTCCAGAAATAATCAGACCACCTTTCCTGTCTGTCCTTCAGGTCAAAGGCCATATTCCTGAAGGCCTGATACTCTATAAGCCTCTCAACAAGCTCTATCCTCGGGTCTTCCCGGTCCTCAGGCGGCACATCCTCATCAACCGGCAGCAGCATCCTGGTCTTTATCTGAATAAGAGTGGCTGCCATTACAATAAACTCCCCTGCAATCTCGAGGTTCAGTTCCTTCATCAGGTCAAGATACTCTATATACTGACGTGTAATTTCGGATATAGGTATGTCATAGATATCTATCTTGTTTTCCCTGATAAGGTGCAGGAGGAGGTCCAGGGGGCCCTCAAAGAGGGGTAGTTTTATGCTGTAGCCGGTCTCTGCCATTTTCGTGCAGTAATTATCTTACTCTTCTTCCTTCAGAAGTTTGTACTCGATACTGTCAACAAGTGCCTGCCAGGAGGCCTCGATTATATTCTCGCTGACGCCCACAGTGTTCCATCGGCCCTCGGCATCACCTGATTCAATCAGTACCCTCACCTTTGCCGAGGTCCCACTGCCGGCAGCCAGAACCCTTACCTTATAGTCAATGAGTTTGACGGCCTTCAATTGAGGATAGAAGTTTTCAATCGCTTTTCTCAGGGCATTGTCAAGGGCATTTACAGGGCCATCACCTGTGGCAGCTGTGTGTTCAATATGGCCGCCCACCTTCACCATTATGGTGGCTTCACTCAGGGGGTCCTCTCCTTCCTTCCTCTTCTCTACAATTACCCGGAACCCTATAAGATCAAAAAACCTCCTGTGGAGTCCCAGTGTTTTCTTCATTAGCAGCTCAAATGATGCCTCTGCTGCCTCAAACTGAAAACCCCTGTTCTCAAGGTCTTTGATTGTGGCCAGTATCTCCATAAGCTGGGGTGAGTCTTTGTCTATATGGAGTCCGAATTCCTCAGCCTTTCTCAGGACGTTACTCCTGCCCGCAAGGTCGGAGATGAGAATCCTGCGTGAGTTTCCAACAAGCTCAGGCCTTATGTGTTCATAGGTCTCCGGCCTTTTTGCAATGGCAGAGACATGGATTCCGCCCTTGTGTGCAAATGCGCTTTCCCCCACATAGGGCTGTCGCTTGAAATGTCTCAGGTTTGCAATCTCGGTTACAAACCGTGATGTCTCCATGAGCCTGTTGAGCTGCCTCTCAGTGATGCACCCGTAACCAAGCTTGATCTGGAGGTTTGGGATTATGGAGCAGAGGTTGGCATTACCGCATCTCTCTCCAAGGCCGTTTATTGTGCCCTGTACATGCCGGGCCCCTGCCTGGACTGCTATCACAGAGTTTGCCACACCACACTCGGAGTCATTATGGGCATGTATGCCTATAGGGGTTTTTAATATCTTCTTTATTCCGGATGTTATCTTTTTGACTTCTCCAGGGAGGGTGCCGCCGTTTGTGTCGCACAGGACAAGACAGTCTGCGCCTGCCTCCCTGGCTGCAAGCAGGGATTTTACGGCATAATCCGGGTTGTCCTTGTAGCCGTCGTAGAAGTGTTCGGCATCAAAGAAGACCTTATCCAGCCTCTCCCTGAGATAGCGGATTGTGTTGTATATGATGTCGAGGTTTTCCTTAAGACTTATCCGCAGTGCATGTTTTACATGAAAATCCCAGGACTTGCCAAAGATAGTGGCAATTCCGGTCTCTGCTGCAAGGATGGATTTTACGTTGCCGTCATTTTCCACCTTGATTCCCGCCCTGTGGGTACTGCCAAAGGCCACAACAGCGGCATTCTGCAGGTGCAGTTTCCTTGCCTTTCTGAAATAGCGGGCATCCTTTGGATTGGCCCCTGGAAAGCCGCCTTCAATGTAATGGACGCCGAACTCATCAAGTTTCTCTGTAATCCTGAGCTTGTCCTCTACAGAGAAATTTACATCCTCGGCCTGAGAGCCATCTCTCAATGTTGTATCATAAATTTCTATTTTTGTCATTTTCCTGCTCCTCTGAATCGCTAACAGTTATTTATAAATTACTCTAAATTTGATTTAAAAAACAAGAAACATTCGGTATTTTGAGTTGTTGAGTTGAAAGAAACTCGCTTTAAGAGTTAAAATAGATGCCCAAGGTTATAGTTCCCCCTATAAATTCAGTGAAAGGAGTTGTCTTATGCCTGAAGGAATCAAGATACTTACGGGTAATGCCAATAGGCCGCTTGCTGAGGAGATCTCGAATTTTCTCGGTGAACCCCTTACGGCAGCTACTGTTACAGCTTTTATCGATGGAGAGATAATGGTCCATATTGATGAGAATGTCAGGGGGGCTGATACTTTTGTCATCCAGCCTACATGTACCCCTGTTAATCATAATATAATGGAGTTATTATTGATCATTGATGCCCTGAAGAGGGCGTCTGCAAGGAGAATTACCGCTGTTATCCCTTACTATGGGTATGCCAGACAGGACAGGAAGGTGCAGCCCAGAGTCCCGATCTCTTCAAAGCTTGTGGCAGACCTTATTGAGACTGCCGGAACTCACAGGGTCCTTGCCATGGACCTGCACGCCGGGCAGATACAGGGGTTTTTCGATATTCCGGTTGATCATCTCTATGCCACTCCGGTTCTTCTTGATCATATAAGAGAGCACTATCCCAATGGCGACCTGGTCATTGTATCCCCGGATGCCGGTGGTGTTGAGAGGGCAAGGGCCTTTGCAAAAAGACTCGGATGCTCCCTTGCCATAATTGATAAACGGAGAGAGCGTGCAAATGTCTCTCAGGTAATGAATGTTATCGGTGATGTCAGGAACAAGGATGCAATGATACTCGATGACATAATTGATACTGCCGGAACTACAGTACAGGCAGTGGAGGCCTTGAAAGAGAGAGGGGCAAAGAGGGTTTCTGCCGCTTGTACACATGCCGTGCTTTCGGGTCCGGCTATAGACAGGATAAATGCCTCTCCCCTTGAAGAGGTTATAGTCACAAATACCATACCCCTTGACAGTAAAATGGAGAAATGTAGTAAAATAGTCAGTTTAAGTATAGCCCTTATTTTTGCTGAATCAATAAAGAGAATACACGAGGAGACATCGATCAGTTCCTTGTTTGTGTAATTAAAAATACTGTTTTTGATGCAGATTAACCTGGATATAAAAATCTGCGTCCTAATTTCGAAGTTTGAAGGAGGAATAAATGGAAAGGATTACTTTGAGTGCAGAACACAGGACCGAGGCTGGAAAGGGAATTGCCAGGTCATTGAGACGTCAGGGATATATGCCTGCCGTGATTTACAGGGCAGGCAAGGCAACGCCTATAAAACTGAAGAAGCAGGATATTGTTAATTTTCTGAATTCCACGATGGGCGAACAGGTGATGGTTAATCTCCGGTTTTCTGATGGTAACCTAAGGCTGGCCCTGTTGAAGGATTATCAGGTTGACCCTGTAAAGGGAGAGCTCCTTCATACTGATTTTTATGAGGTTTCACTCAAGGAAAGGGTGAGGGTAACGGTTTCCATAGTACTGACCGGTGAACCGGTAGGAGTCAAGAAAGAAGGGGGAATCCTGCAGCAGGCCCATTCTGAACTGGAGATAGAGTGTTTACCTGATATTATCCCCTCGCATCTTGAGATTGATGTCAGCGGGCTGAAAGTCGGTCACTCTTTACACGTCAGTGACCTCTCCCTTCAGGAGGGCATCAGGGTTTTTGATAATCCTGAGGAAGTTATAGCAACGGTCATAGCGCCGACTATGGAGGTTGAAGAAGTTGCTCCTGAAGAAGCAGAGACTGCCGAGCCCGAGGTAATAAAGAAGGGGAAGAAGGAAGAGGCTGAAGAGGGTTGATATAGTTGTGGGTGATAGTCGGCCTGGGCAATCCCGGCAGAAAATACAGTTTAACCCGGCATAACATAGGGTTCATGGTAATCGATTCCCTGTCAGAGAGACTACAGATAGTCTTTACTGAAAAAGAGAAGTATCTGAGGGGTGAGGGGCTTTACAAGAATAACAGGCTTATTCTTGTAAAGCCCCTCACTTATATGAACCTGAGCGGATCAGCGGTCAGGGAGGTTTTAAGGATGAGGAATTGTCCTCCTGAGAGGCTCATTGTTGTTCATGACGACCTTGCCCTGCCGGTGGGAAGGATCAGGATCAGGGAGAGAGGCTCTTCCGGAGGACACAGGGGCATTCAGTCCATTATCGAATCCATAGGCACAAATGAATTCATTCGTGTAAAGATAGGGATCGGCAGGTCGCCGGAGATTCCTGCTGAAGTCTATGTCCTTAAAAAATTCATTCCTCAGGAGAGAGAGATTATTAATGAGGCTGTTGAGTCGGCATCTGATGCAGTCCTGTCTATCATTGAGAAAGGTGTAAGCAGGGCAATGACCGAGTACAACAGATAACCCCCTTCCTATGAAAAAGAATAATCCACGGTTGCTGGCACTTCGTGCTTTAAATGAAATATGGCGGAAGGACAAGAGGCCCCGGGAGGTGCTTGACTCTTATGCCGACACACTTGACAGCAGGGACATGGCCTTCATCCAGGAGCTGGTTTATGGCGTTATCAGGAACAGGCTTTACATTGACTGGTGTCTGACTGCATATTTAAAAGACCCATCAGGACTTAAATATGCTACCCTGAATAACCTGAGACTTGGCGTCTATCAGGCATTTTTTATGCGGGTCCCTGACAGGGCTGTAGTATTTGAGACAACAGAGGTTGAAAAGTTTGCAGGAAGAAATACAGGGCTCGTCAATGCAGTACTCAGAAAGATTATAACCGGAAAGGCATGCCCTCCCTTGCCGGAGGACCCCGTAGAGAGGCTATCAATCCTCACATCTCATCCCGTATGGCTTGTAAGAAGATGGATTGAACGGTTTGGCATTAGTGAGGCAGAGGCCCTGGCAAAGGCAAATAATACGATACCTCCGCTGACCCTTCGTGTAAATACACTCAGAACAGACAGGGAACAAGTGGCCGCGAGGTTGTCGGAGATGGGCATAGAGTTCAAATACACAGACTTCTCACCTGTCGGGATAAAGATACAGGGTAGTTATGTATTCAGGGAGATAGAGGGTTTACTGGGTGATGTATTTATTCAGGATGAGGCGGCTCAACTGATAACTTATCTCCTGCAGCCGCAGGAGGGTCAGGCAATACTCGATGCCTGTGCAGCCCCGGGAGGAAAGACGACCCATATTGCCGAGTTGACCGTGGACAGGGCCAGGGTCTATGCAGTGGAGAGCAGTGCCGAACGGTTAAGGATATTACAGGAAAACGTCAGGAGACAAGGCCTCGGTTCAGTCAGGATGATATGCTCGGACATAGGGGAGTTCAAGCCCCCCGAAGGTTTTCACAGAGTTCTGCTCGATGCCCCCTGTTCGTCCCTTGGTGTTATCAGGCGTAATCCGGATGTCCGGTACAAACACAGCCCGGAGGTGCTGGGACGTTTTCATGAAAAACAGGTGGAGATGCTTACCGCTGTCAGCAGGCATCTTCTTCCTGGCGGGATACTGCTGTACTCTGTCTGCTCTACAGAGCCTGAGGAAGGGGAAGAGGTTATAAGGAGTTTCTTGCATAAAGAGAGGGATTTTTTTATTATAGATGATACGGAAAGTTTGCCCTCAACTTGTGATGAAGACCCTTTAGTGGATAATTTGAGAGAACTGATAAGTGATGAGGGATACTTCAGGACCTATCCGCACAGGCATGATATGGACGGTTTCTTTGCAGTAAGACTCTCAAAAAAGGGAATATGAAAGGTTTTATAAAAATAAGCCTCTACATCTCGCTGTTTATCTTTCTGGCCATTGTGAGCAGTTATCTTACCTTTTGGGTGATGGGCTCCAAGAAGACTGTTACAGTCCCTGACCTCAGGGGACAGAGCCTTGTTGATGCCAACAAGGAACTCCTGTCAAAGAGGCTTTATCTGAAGATAGGGGGTGAAGACTTCAGCACTGAAGTGCCGACCGGATATATCATCAGGCAGGAAATCCCCCCGGATAACAAGATAAAAGAAGGGCGAACCATAAGGGTAATAATCAGCAAGGGGCCACGGATATACTATATGCCGTCATTTGTCGGCCTCAATCTGGACGAGGCAAGAGAACTTGCAATAAAAAAGAGTATAAAGATCAGAAAGATTATCAAGGTTCACTCCGAGAGTTTTGAAAAGGGAACAGTGATTGCACAGAGACCTGCCCCTGAGGAGAAGGGTTCGGATAATATTACATTTCTCCTGAGTAAAGGACCCTTTCAGACACTTTACTCCTGCCCTGACTTTACGAAGATGTCCCTTGATGAGGCAAAGACCCTGTCAGACCGGCTGGGGATAGAGCTTGAATTGATCGATTACGGCAGTGTCATAGCTGAGCAGACACCTCAACCAGGAAGTATTATAAGGAAAGGAGAGTCTGTTAAATTAAGATTAAAGTACGAGGAGGAACAGGAAATCAGATGGTTATGATTGCGCCGTCCATACTTTCGGCTGATTTTACCCGGCTTGGCGAAGAGATCAGGAAGGCAGAGGAAGCCGGCGCTGATATGATTCACATTGATGTAATGGATGGCCACTTTGTTCCGAATATCTCCATAGGCCAGGAAGTGGTGAGAGGGATCAGGAAGGCCACAGGTCTGCCCTTTGATGTTCACCTCATGATAGAAGACCCTGACAGGTATCTCTCTGACTTTGTTAATGCCGGGGCTGACATAATTACAGTGCATCTGGAAGCTACCTCTCATCTGCACAGAACAGTTCAGTGGATAAAGGAGAGCGGTAAGAAGGCTGGAGTATCAATCAATCCCGCCACCCCGGTGTGGAGCCTTGAAAGCATTCTTTCAGAGGTCGATCTTGTCCTTGTAATGTCGGTCAACCCGGGGTTTGGCGGGCAGAGCTTTATTCCACAGAGTCTTGACAAGATAAGGATGCTGAAGAGGATTATCCGGGAGAGGGGGCTTGATATCCTTATTGAGGTTGATGGGGGTGTCAAGATAGATAACGCACGAGAGATTGCTGATGCAGGTGCAGATATACTGGTTATGGGGTCGGCTTTCTTTAACTCAGTGGATTATTCTGAAGTTGTCAGGAGATTCAGGGTGGAGAATGGGGCCTGATATTGCCGTTTCAGACTCCGGGGAGATGACATTGAAGCATTTCAATATACCTAACTCACTGACCACCCTCAGAATTATCCTTGTACCCGTCTTTGTGAGTGCTTTAGTCTACAAAAAATATGACTATGCCCTCTATGTATTTATTGTTGCAGCAGTTACGGATTTCTTTGATGGACTGATTGCAAGGGCGAGAAACCAACAGACTGCACTTGGTAAATTCCTTGACCCTGTGGCCGATAAATTTCTTCTTGTCACCTCCTTTGTCCTCTTTGCCGTATATGGTCTGGTGCCGAAATGGCTGACAATAACAGTTATCAGCAGGGATATTATCATAGTGACAGGGTGGTTGATACTGTATTTGACTTCTCACAGGACGAGAGTCGAGCCGAGTCTTCTTGGAAAGCTTGCAAATGCCTCCCAGCTTATTTTACTCGTTTATATCCTCCTTCGTGTAAATCTTGACAGGGATGTATTGCCCGCACCGGAACCATTGATTATTGTGACAGCTGTTTTAACGGTTCTCTCAGGGGTACATTATATCTACAGGGGGCTTGCCTGATGTCAGGAGGTGTAAGCGGAAATATAGTTGGAACTGCAAGGCCTGACAGTCCTGCTGAAAGAGCCGGTATCAGGCCTGGTGATATGTTGCTGACCGTTAACAAAAAAAGAATACACGACTCAATTGATCTTGTTTTTTATACTGATAGCCTGGATTTGAATATCTCGGTAAAGAGAAAGGACAGGATTATACGGACCACGGTAATCAGAGATGAAGGAGAGGATCTCGGGATAGAGCTTCGTCCGTTCCGCGTAAAGACTTGCAGGAACCGGTGCATTTTCTGCTTTGTAAGTCAGTTGCCAAAGGGGTTGAGGCGTAGCCTTTACATCAAGGACGAGGATTTCAGGATGTCCTTTCTCTACGGCAGCTACATTACCCTTTCCAGCATAACCCCTGCAGAGAAGAAGAGGATTATTGAACAGAGGTTGAGCCCCCTTTACATCTCGGTCCATTCTACAGACAGGGAGATAAGAAACACCCTTCTTGGTAACAATAATGCTGCGGATATAATGAAGGAATTGAAGTGGCTCGCAAAGAACAGAATACGTATTCATGTGCAGGTTGTCCTCTGCCCGGGATACAATGATGGGGATAAACTCGTTAGCACCATAAATGACCTGCATAAATTCTATCCATATGTCTCATCTATTGCAGTTGTGCCTGTTGGTCTGACGAGGCACAGGAAGTCCCCGCTGAAGCCGGTGGGGAAAGACGAAGCCCTTGAAACCGTTTCTATAATATCGGATTTTCAGAAGAGGTTTATGAAAAAGCACGGGGATGCCCTGGTATATGGCTCTGATGAGCTTTATATCCGGGCGGAAAAGAAGTTTCCTTCCCTTAAGTATTATGGTGAATTTCCACAGATTGAAAACGGTGTTGGCATGGTTCCACTTTTTCTCCATAAGGCTGCAAGGATAAAATCCCTCAAAAGGCCCTCCGGACAGAGATTTCTGACCGTAACCGGCACATCCTTTTATCCATTTCTCAGCAGGTTTGTTGAGCGTCTGAAGAACCAGGTCTGTATTGATGTTATCCCTGTAGAGAACAGGTTTTTTGGTGAAACGGTGACAGTAGCAGGACTGCTTACAGGAAGGGATATCATACAGAGCGTTGCTGATTTGTCCTCTGACCATGATGTGCTGCTTCTCCCTGACGTTATATTCAGGGACGGTCAGGATATCCTTCTCGATGACATAACAGTGGAAGAGCTGGAGCGTATACTGAGGATCAAGGTGAAGGTGATTGATCCTACACCCCGGGGATTAATAAACGCACTGGAGGAATAAAAATATGTCTATAAATGCCAGAACAAAAATAACAGGTCTTATCGGTTATCCTGTAGAGCATAGCCTGTCGCCTGACATGCACAATGCTGCCTTTGAACACCTTGGTCTGAATTACTGCTATATTGCCATGCCTGTTAAACCGGGAGGACTTCCGGATGCCGTTAAGGGCATAAGGGCGCTGAACTTCCATGGCAGCAATGTTACCGTGCCGTATAAACAGGATGTAATTCCGCTTCTGGATGAGATTGATGATGAGGCAGGGTTTATTGGTGCTGTAAATACCATAAGGAATGACACTGGTCTGTTGAAGGGATTTAATACAGACGGCAGGGGGTTTATGGAGTCATTAAAAGAGGCAGGGGTTGACCCGTTTGGAAAGGATATATTCATCATAGGTGCCGGAGGGGCGGCAAGGGCTATAGGTTATTACCTTGCTCAGAGGGCATTGAGACTCTATATCTTTGATGTTGATTCCGCTAAGAGCCTGCCGCTTGTGAGAGATCTTAAGAAGCTGAACAGAGAGGTTTTTGCAGTGGAGGACAGGGATAGTATACGTTCATCTGATATAGTTATTAATGCAACCCCCCTTGGTCTGAAAAAGGATGACCCGCTTCCGCTGCAGATGGACCTCCTCCGGAGAGAACAGGTTGTTTGTGACCTTATTTACTGGGATACCCCGCTCATAAGGGGTGCAGGAGAGAAGGGGTGCAAGACTGTTAACGGCCTTGGAATGTTGCTCTGGCAGGGGGTGTTAGCTTTTCAGATATGGACAGGTATTATCCCTCCGGTTGACTTGATGCGAGAGGTTTTAGTCAGGGGAATGGAAGGCCGGGAATAATACCCCGCCGTTTTAGCGGCGGGGAGTGCTGTAATTTTCCATGGTTATTTTTTTGCGGGTATTGCTTCAATAAGGGTCAGGCTGTACTTTTCGTGCTGAAAAGGATGAATTGTAGGGAAGTTTGAGTAGAGCCAGCTTTTAAATATCTCCTTGTCTCCCTCATAAACTGTAATATGGACTGCCGGATTTTTGAGTTCGTCCGAAGCCGATGTTATGCTCAGTCCATCCATTCTGAAATCGGGCAGAAAATCTCCAATCTTGATCTTTATATTCGAGTTTGGGATTGTGTACTCAGAGCCAAGCTTTATAGTGACCACTTCCTTTTTGTTTGAAGTCTTATCAAGTATCTCTATTTTAACGGCCTCCCATTTGCCCTTGACAGAATCCGGGACAACAATCCTGGTCTCCCCCTTGGGCATCATTGATTCCCCTTTAGGCATCATTGTTTCATGAGCTGGTGCCTGAGCCTGTTGTACAGGCTCTTCTTTCTTTTTACATGCCCCAAAAGATAACAGTAATCCGATTCCTGCAGCTATAGCGATTATCCTGATTTTCATGTCTCCTCCTATAGAGATTAGATGTTAAATTAGAGTCAGATTTTAGCACGTTATTTAATAATTTATCAATCCTGAATCACAAGCGTGAATTGCTGATATGCCCGGCTTTCTCCCCGTGCCCTCGAGGTGTTATAATAAAAAATGGTTTTATAACAGAATAACCTTTTTATATTAAGGATATGATGAAGGAATTGAGGATTACAGCGGGTACGGCAAAGGGAAGAAGGCTGAAGGCCGTTGCTGTCTCGGAAGGGTCACCTCTAAGGCCGACAGCCTCAAAGGTGAGGGAGGCTCTTTTTAATATAACAGGCCCCGGGATTTGTGGTGCAAGGTTTCTTGACCTTTACGCCGGTACAGGTGCCGTAGGCTTTGAAGCACTAAGCAGGGGGGCTGGATTTGTTGTATTTGTTGAGATAAACCCCGTCAGGGTAGAACTTATAAGGAAGACCGGCCTGGAACTTGGTTTTTTGACACGTATGAAGGTTTACAGGATGCAAGCCTTTGAATATCTCAAAAAGGCCGAAGACTATGGTGACACCTTTGATTTTATCTTTATAGACCCTGCATATCAATCTGACGAAGTGATGAAGGTCTTGCCATTCATTGCAGAGGGAGGGATGCTGAATGACCGGGGAATGGTTATGGTAGAGCATTTCTCCGGAAAGTTGCTCCCGGAATCAGTGGGGGGGTTGAGGCAGAAGAAGAGATATATTTACGGGGATACCGTCTTGACGACATTTAAGTCTGAACCAGAGATAAACGGTTATTGGAAGGAGTTTGAATGAAAAGAATTGCTATCTGTCCGGGAACATTTGATCCCATCACCAATGGGCATATTGATATAGTCATGAGGAGTCTCAGTATCTTTGATGAGATTGTCGTTGCTGTTGCCCCGAATCCCAAGAAGACGCCTCTTTTTGAAGTTGAAGACAG is a genomic window of Nitrospirota bacterium containing:
- a CDS encoding segregation/condensation protein A, whose translation is MAETGYSIKLPLFEGPLDLLLHLIRENKIDIYDIPISEITRQYIEYLDLMKELNLEIAGEFIVMAATLIQIKTRMLLPVDEDVPPEDREDPRIELVERLIEYQAFRNMAFDLKDRQERWSDYFWREPSLPETEETKSQPYLFDANIFDLIAALKKLLDTAPPEMVTITRETLTVKDRMNLITEKLEGEKTLRFEDIFEDNHTPAQFIVTFLALLELLRLGVVKVYQENLFDQIWILRRDNSDGVVENGVME
- the cimA gene encoding citramalate synthase; its protein translation is MTKIEIYDTTLRDGSQAEDVNFSVEDKLRITEKLDEFGVHYIEGGFPGANPKDARYFRKARKLHLQNAAVVAFGSTHRAGIKVENDGNVKSILAAETGIATIFGKSWDFHVKHALRISLKENLDIIYNTIRYLRERLDKVFFDAEHFYDGYKDNPDYAVKSLLAAREAGADCLVLCDTNGGTLPGEVKKITSGIKKILKTPIGIHAHNDSECGVANSVIAVQAGARHVQGTINGLGERCGNANLCSIIPNLQIKLGYGCITERQLNRLMETSRFVTEIANLRHFKRQPYVGESAFAHKGGIHVSAIAKRPETYEHIRPELVGNSRRILISDLAGRSNVLRKAEEFGLHIDKDSPQLMEILATIKDLENRGFQFEAAEASFELLMKKTLGLHRRFFDLIGFRVIVEKRKEGEDPLSEATIMVKVGGHIEHTAATGDGPVNALDNALRKAIENFYPQLKAVKLIDYKVRVLAAGSGTSAKVRVLIESGDAEGRWNTVGVSENIIEASWQALVDSIEYKLLKEEE
- the pth gene encoding aminoacyl-tRNA hydrolase, with product MIVGLGNPGRKYSLTRHNIGFMVIDSLSERLQIVFTEKEKYLRGEGLYKNNRLILVKPLTYMNLSGSAVREVLRMRNCPPERLIVVHDDLALPVGRIRIRERGSSGGHRGIQSIIESIGTNEFIRVKIGIGRSPEIPAEVYVLKKFIPQEREIINEAVESASDAVLSIIEKGVSRAMTEYNR
- a CDS encoding 50S ribosomal protein L25 produces the protein MERITLSAEHRTEAGKGIARSLRRQGYMPAVIYRAGKATPIKLKKQDIVNFLNSTMGEQVMVNLRFSDGNLRLALLKDYQVDPVKGELLHTDFYEVSLKERVRVTVSIVLTGEPVGVKKEGGILQQAHSELEIECLPDIIPSHLEIDVSGLKVGHSLHVSDLSLQEGIRVFDNPEEVIATVIAPTMEVEEVAPEEAETAEPEVIKKGKKEEAEEG
- the rsmB gene encoding 16S rRNA (cytosine(967)-C(5))-methyltransferase RsmB, whose protein sequence is MKKNNPRLLALRALNEIWRKDKRPREVLDSYADTLDSRDMAFIQELVYGVIRNRLYIDWCLTAYLKDPSGLKYATLNNLRLGVYQAFFMRVPDRAVVFETTEVEKFAGRNTGLVNAVLRKIITGKACPPLPEDPVERLSILTSHPVWLVRRWIERFGISEAEALAKANNTIPPLTLRVNTLRTDREQVAARLSEMGIEFKYTDFSPVGIKIQGSYVFREIEGLLGDVFIQDEAAQLITYLLQPQEGQAILDACAAPGGKTTHIAELTVDRARVYAVESSAERLRILQENVRRQGLGSVRMICSDIGEFKPPEGFHRVLLDAPCSSLGVIRRNPDVRYKHSPEVLGRFHEKQVEMLTAVSRHLLPGGILLYSVCSTEPEEGEEVIRSFLHKERDFFIIDDTESLPSTCDEDPLVDNLRELISDEGYFRTYPHRHDMDGFFAVRLSKKGI
- a CDS encoding ribose-phosphate pyrophosphokinase, translated to MPEGIKILTGNANRPLAEEISNFLGEPLTAATVTAFIDGEIMVHIDENVRGADTFVIQPTCTPVNHNIMELLLIIDALKRASARRITAVIPYYGYARQDRKVQPRVPISSKLVADLIETAGTHRVLAMDLHAGQIQGFFDIPVDHLYATPVLLDHIREHYPNGDLVIVSPDAGGVERARAFAKRLGCSLAIIDKRRERANVSQVMNVIGDVRNKDAMILDDIIDTAGTTVQAVEALKERGAKRVSAACTHAVLSGPAIDRINASPLEEVIVTNTIPLDSKMEKCSKIVSLSIALIFAESIKRIHEETSISSLFV
- a CDS encoding nicotinate phosphoribosyltransferase, with the protein product MFHTARPEDILDGSITDVYFERTLRILKGKGVNPVVKAEFIAKVLPGNWPWAVFAGLEEAIYLLQGLPVKVRAMKEGTVFYPYEPVMEIEGRYQDFCVYETAILGLICQASGIATKAARFKSLADGRLVASFGARRMHPILAPMIERNAYIGGCDGVAVIKSGEMIGEDPIGTMPHALIICMGSTVEAVRAYDEILEPKFKRVALIDTFLDEKFEAINVAKALGDKLFAVRLDTPSSRRGDFYRILEEVRWELDLRGFKHVRLFVSGGIKEEDIPVLNPLVDAYGIGTSISNAPVVDFAMDIMEVEGTPIAKRGKCSGSKRVLRCRSCGSRRIVPAGPVTPSCDCKGELEDILIPVLDSGNLLIDKKSASEIRQSVLEQIKRLSLS
- the rpe gene encoding ribulose-phosphate 3-epimerase, which produces MVMIAPSILSADFTRLGEEIRKAEEAGADMIHIDVMDGHFVPNISIGQEVVRGIRKATGLPFDVHLMIEDPDRYLSDFVNAGADIITVHLEATSHLHRTVQWIKESGKKAGVSINPATPVWSLESILSEVDLVLVMSVNPGFGGQSFIPQSLDKIRMLKRIIRERGLDILIEVDGGVKIDNAREIADAGADILVMGSAFFNSVDYSEVVRRFRVENGA
- a CDS encoding PASTA domain-containing protein, whose product is MKGFIKISLYISLFIFLAIVSSYLTFWVMGSKKTVTVPDLRGQSLVDANKELLSKRLYLKIGGEDFSTEVPTGYIIRQEIPPDNKIKEGRTIRVIISKGPRIYYMPSFVGLNLDEARELAIKKSIKIRKIIKVHSESFEKGTVIAQRPAPEEKGSDNITFLLSKGPFQTLYSCPDFTKMSLDEAKTLSDRLGIELELIDYGSVIAEQTPQPGSIIRKGESVKLRLKYEEEQEIRWL